Proteins from one Panicum virgatum strain AP13 chromosome 7K, P.virgatum_v5, whole genome shotgun sequence genomic window:
- the LOC120641196 gene encoding kinesin-like protein KIN-14F, with product MRATAPAAGAHDAGMALRKAEEAAARRCEAARWLRQMEPAAAESLPERPSEEEFCAALRNGLVLCKVLNRVNPGAVPKVVENPVVTVQTFDGPAQSAIQYFENMRNFLVAVSAMNLLMFETSDIEKGGSSMKVVDCILCLKGYHEWKLSGGIGIWRYGGIVKIASSSKRPASHLTRGGGSDQQMLEFVHLLSEVSLEESRVEEAQRSLFQHFVLRVVRAFLLEWGEAEDLPLDDMVIETVLEQACKEFTILLASHRNQVRSLLRKMMKDDNGTLSKLDLVEAISKCLKENSECLFSSSQISRGSREHLDDGGVLESQQDELEKLKMSFNEMKLQVDSTRADWEKDLRRLESYFEAQNHNAYHKLLEENRKLYNQVQDLKGSIRVYCRVKPFPKTQSDQRSTVDHIGENGEIMIANPRKQGKDGRKIFTFNKIFGPNASQSEVFADTQPLIRSVMDGYNVCIFAYGQTGSGKTYTMSGPDVTAEETWGVNYRSLNDLFEISQTRADSITYDVKVQMIEIYNEQVRDLLMADGANRRLEIRNNSHVNGLNIPDANIVPVKCAQDVLDLMKVGQRNRAVGSTALNERSSRSHSVLTVHVQGKEVMSGSTLRGCLHLVDLAGSERVDKSEATGERLTEAKHINKSLSALGDVIAALAQKSSHVPYRNSKLTQVLQDALGGQAKTLMFVHVNPETDSFIETMSTLKFAERVATIELGAARANKEAGQVKDLKEEVAKLKLALDEKEREAAQFKDLANRVTSEMRNARTKSPLTTSMSLKPEAGQESSVDTCTSEIRSSSSGKQRRFRSPLSARELDDKSPVINRELYLSAWKYKTPSPPVRSSLSAERGNFAKTVENTGSIDCTPVSNVELPPKVLSSSSRNTPSSVLTAQSLRKFRDSEENRCKIPSVRQSMTKNRSDSTPKAHKEEQSANRHSGTKVRSEAKNTRDSSEIENEFAGDGPTFHFNRKTKKLPSQATRQSQNIVLRASVREMEPLTEGRQRRNWSKPPHAERNGIPLPDIRRSASLPRGKNPLV from the exons ATGAGGGCGACGGCACCGGCTGCCGGAGCGCACGACGCGGGGATGGCGCTGCGCAAGGCCGAGGAAGCCG CTGCGCGGAGGTGCGAGGCGGCGCGATGGCTGCGGCAGAtggagcccgcggcggcggagtccCTGCCGGAGAGGCCGTCCGAGGAGGAGTTCTGCGCGGCACTGCGCAACGGTCTCGTTCTCTGCAAAGTGCTCAACCGCGTCAATCCCGGCGCCGTCCCGAAG GTTGTGGAGAATCCCGTCGTCACGGTTCAGACATTCGATGGGCCTGCGCAGTCTGCAATCCAGTACTTCGAGAACATGAGGAACTTCCTTGTAGCAGTTAGCGCGATGAACCTGTTGATGTTTGAAACTTCTGATATAGAGAAG GGAGGTTCATCAATGAAAGTTGTCGACTGCATACTCTGCCTCAAGGGATACCACGAGTGGAAACTCTCTGGTGGCATTGGTATATGGCGGTATGGTGGCATCGTGAAAATTGCATCCTCAAGCAAAAGGCCTGCTTCACATTTAACCAGAGGTGGAGGCTCAGACCAACAAATGCTGGAGTTCGTGCATCTTCTCTCTGAGGTCTCCCTTGAGGAATCAAGAGTTGAAGAAGCTCAGCGTTCTCTTTTTCAGCACTTTGTTCTACGAGTTGTGAGGGCATTCCTTCTGGAATGGGGTGAAGCTGAAGACTTGCCTCTAGATGATATG GTCATTGAAACAGTACTCGAGCAGGCTTGTAAAGAATTTACTATTCTGCTTGCTTCCCATAGAAATCAG GTCCGGTCACTTCTAAGGAAGATGATGAAGGATGACAATGGAACCCTTTCTAAATTGGATTTGGTTGAAGCTATTTCAAAATGTCTGAAGGAGAATAGTGAGTGCTTGTTTTCTTCATCGCAAATTTCTCGTGGCAGCCGTGAACACTTGGATGATGGAGGAGTACTTGAAAGCCAACAAGATGAACTGGAG AAGTTGAAGATGTCCTTCAATGAGATGAAGCTTCAAGTTGATTCTACTCGTGCTGACTGGGAGAAAGACTtgaggaggctag AAAGCTACTTTGAGGCTCAGAACCATAATGCCTACCACAAGTTGCTTGAGGAAAACCGTAAGCTGTATAATCAAGTACAAGATCTTAAAG GTAGCATTAGAGTTTACTGCAGAGTGAAACCATTCCCAAAGACACAATCTGATCAAAGGTCTACTGTTGATCATATTGGGGAAAATGGAGAAATCATGATTGCGAATCCTCGAAAGCAAGGGAAGGACGGACGGAAGATATTCACATTCAACAAAATATTTGGACCAAATGCTTCACAAT CTGAAGTTTTTGCTGATACACAACCATTGATTAGATCCGTCATGGATGGCTACAATGTCTGCATATTTGCATATGGTCAAACAGGATCTGGAAAAACTTACACAATG AGCGGTCCAGATGTAACAGCAGAGGAAACCTGGGGTGTGAACTACCGGTCATTGAATGATCTCTTTGAAATTTCTCAAACCAGAGCAGATTCTATCACATATGATGTTAAAGTTCAGATGATTGAAATATACAATGAACAAGTGAGGGATTTATTAATGGCAGATGGTGCAAACAGAAG ATTAGAGATACGCAATAATTCTCATGTAAATGGACTCAACATTCCAGATGCAAATATTGTACCAGTTAAGTGTGCACAAGATGTTTTGGATCTGATGAAAGTTGGACAGAGAAACCGAGCGGTTGGATCAACTGCTCTTAACGAACGAAGTAGTCGCTCACACAG TGTGTTGACAGTTCATGTACAAGGAAAGGAGGTAATGTCGGGCTCAACTCTAAGAGGGTGCCTTCATCTGGTGGATCTTGCGGGAAGTGAGAGGGTAGACAAATCTGAAGCAACTGGAGAAAGACTAACTGAAGCCAAGCACATAAATAAATCGCTATCTGCACTTGGTGATGTTATAGCTGCACTTGCCCAAAAGAGTTCCCATGTCCCATACAGAAATAGCAAGTTAACACAAGTGCTGCAGGATGCCTTAG GTGGCCAGGCAAAAACATTGATGTTTGTGCATGTGAACCCTGAAACAGACTCTTTTATTGAAACAATGAGCACTCTCAAATTCGCTGAGCGTGTGGCCACAATAGAACTTGGTGCGGCCCGTGCTAATAAGGAAGCAGGCCAGGTCAAAGACCTAAAGGAAGAG GTTGCCAAGCTGAAATTGGCATTAGATGAAAAGGAACGTGAAGCAGCACAGTTTAAAGATCTTGCCAATCGTGTGACCTCTGAGATGAGAAATGCAAGGACAAAGTCACCTTTAACTACCAGCATGTCCTTGAAACCAGAAGCTGGTCAAGAATCTAGTGTAGACACTTGTACAAGTGAG ATAAGAAGCTCATCATCTGGCAAGCAGAGAAGGTTCCGCTCCCCATTGTCAGCGAGAGAGCTAGATGACAAGTCACCTGTTATCAACAGGGAGTTGTACCTGAGCGCGTGGAAGTATAAGACTCCATCTCCTCCAGTTAGAAGTTCACTCTCTGCTGAGAGAGGCAACTTTGCCAAAACTGTGGAGAACACCGGTAGCATCGATTGCACACCCGTATCAAATGTCGAATTGCCTCCAAAAGTACTGTCTAGCAGTTCGAGGAACACACCTTCATCCGTCCTGACAGCTCAGAGCCTACGGAAATTCCGGGACTCGGAAGAGAACAGGTGCAAAATCCCATCTGTTCGGCAAAGTATGACAAAGAACAGGTCCGACAGCACGCCAAAGGCTCACAAAGAAGAGCAGTCGGCAAACAGACACTCGGGTACCAAAGTGAGGTCAGAGGCCAAGAACACGAGGGACTCGTCTGAGATCGAAAACGAGTTCGCAGGTGATGGGCCTACCTTCCACTTCAACCGAAAGACGAAGAAGCTCCCTTCGCAGGCGACAAGACAGTCCCAGAACATTGTTCTTCG GGCCTCTGTCCGGGAGATGGAGCCTCTGACCGAAGGGAGGC